A genomic stretch from Juglans microcarpa x Juglans regia isolate MS1-56 chromosome 3S, Jm3101_v1.0, whole genome shotgun sequence includes:
- the LOC121257066 gene encoding phosphate transporter PHO1 homolog 10-like isoform X2, with product MKFGKEFKKQKVPEWTEAYMDYNGLKRILREVMRYKQSLLHPALKHKRASQQKQITFMDSTAFSAQHLQSSNLNQSKTDVENQVIDVDTLQRDGSKKIYKTMFLGRSEDGRDVETMFFAKLDEQLNKVNTFYKDKVKALIHEATLLNKQMDALIALRIKVRKPHLNRSNFKIRRSLSNAALRMHPTNITSKGDKSSGKEHMGLTPEVHTIYDHKKDESTAEKELNSARTTGCSTDHGEQVRNHDYQQDPLKILDHVKINNTLDSPISTIRGVFKDSKEQDLSFNKEELRRVEEQLRHAFIEFYNKLRLLKHYSFMNLSAFSKITKKYEKITSRRAARSYMKIVDNSYLGNSDEVTSLLERAEGIFIKNFSNSNRRKGMESLRPKAKREKHSVTFLSGFFSGCSIALLVAIALRIDAGNLMNKEEGTQYMENIFPLYTLFAYAVLHMLMYAANIYFWRRYHVNYPFIFGFKRGTELGYREVFLLSTGLAVLASAGFLANLHLDMDSSTHGYKTASKMVPLSLVTFVLVITFCPFNIIYRSSRFFFIKRVFRCICAPLYPVTLPDFLLADQLTSQVQAFRSFELYICYYGLGEYSRRQNRCHRHEVYNTFYFIVAVIPYWLRFLQWLDCCLGLWRPKWFVHSFTQSDDPDLDCKYHCINHVSIEACIISILENINRVMEQIKNIFLPKL from the exons ATGAAGTTCGGGAAAGAGTTCAAGAAACAAAAGGTGCCCGAGTGGACAGAAGCGTATATGGACTATAATGGCCTCAAAAGAATACTAAGAGAGGTAATGCGTTACAAGCAGAGCCTCCTGCATCCTGCACTCAAGCACAAAAGAGCCTCACAGCAGAAGCAGATCACATTCATGGACAGTACTGCCTTCAGTGCGCAACACCTGCAATCTAGCAATCTTAATCAAAGTAAAACGGACGTCGAGAACCAAGTTATAGATGTTGACACGTTACAGCGAGATGGTTCCAAAAAGATATACAAGACCATGTTCCTCGGTCGGTCGGAGGATGGAAGAGATGTCGAGACGATGTTTTTCGCAAAACTTGATGAACAGCTCAACAAGGTCAACACTTTCTACAAGGACAAGGTGAAGGCTCTGATTCATGAAGCTACACTGTTGAATAAACAAATGGATGCTCTCATTGCATTGCGGATCAAGGTGCGGAAACCTCATCTTAATCGCTCTAATTTTAAGATCAGACGTAGTCTTTCCAATGCTGCTTTGAGGATGCACCCAACTAACATCACTTCGAAGGGAGATAAGAGTTCAG GAAAGGAGCATATGGGTTTGACTCCTGAAGTACATACAATTTATGATCATAAAAAAGACGAATCTACTGCTGAGAAAGAACTCAATTCAGCACGCACCACCGGTTGTAGTACTGATCATGGAGAGCAGGTGAGGAATCATGACTACCAACAAGATCCTCTAAAAATTCTTGATCACGTGAAGATTAACAACACACTTGACTCGCCAATTTCAACCATAAGAGGTGTTTTCAAGGATTCCAAAGAACAGGACTTGAGTTTTAATAAGGAGGAACTAAGAAGAGTTGAAGAACAACTGAGACATGCGTTCATTGAATTCTACAACAAGCTGCGTCTTCTAAAGCACTACAG TTTTATGAACCTTTCAGCATTTTCCAAGATAACGAAAAAGTACGAAAAG ATCACATCAAGGAGAGCAGCCAGATCATACATGAAAATAGTGGATAACTCTTACCTTGGCAATTCTGATGAG GTTACTAGTCTCCTGGAGAGGGCGGAAGGTATCTTCATCAAGAACTTTTCAAACTCAAATCGTAGAAAGGGCATGGAGTCATTGAGGccaaaagcaaaaagagaaaaGCACAGTGTGACATTTCTTTCAG GCTTCTTTTCAGGTTGTTCAATTGCTCTACTAGTTGCTATTGCTTTAAGAATAGACGCTGGTAATCTGATGAATAAGGAGGAGGGAACACAGTACATGGAAAACATTTTCCCACTATACAC TTTATTTGCATATGCTGTGCTACATATGCTCATGTATGCTGCAAACATATACTTCTGGAGGCGTTATCATGTCAACTATCCATTtatatttggtttcaagcgagGGACTGAGTTGGGCTACCGAGAAGTTTTCCTCCTCAGCACTGGTCTTGCAGTACTTGCATCAGCTGGTTTCCTAGCAAACTTGCATCTGGACATGGATTCAAGTACTCATGGCTACAAGACGGCCTCTAAAATGGTTCCTCTGAGCTTGGTCACT TTTGTGCTTGTGATCACCTTCTGCCCTTTCAACATTATCTACCGTTCAAGCCGCTTCTTCTTCATTAAACGTGTTTTCCGCTGTATATGTGCCCCTCTCTACCCG GTTACCCTACCAGATTTTCTCTTGGCAGACCAGCTTACCAGCCAG GTTCAGGCCTTTAGGAGCTTTGAGTTATACATATGTTACTATGGATTGGGAGAATACTCAAGAAGACAAAACAGGTGTCACCGTCATGAAGTCTATAATACCTTCTATTTCATTGTTGCAGTTATACCATATTGGCTGCGCTTCCTACAG TGGCTGGACTGCTGTTTGGGCCTTTGGCGACCTAAATGGTTTGTGCATTCATTCACTCAATCTGATGATCCAGATTTAGACTGCAAGTATCATTGCATCAATCATGTATCCATTGAAGCTTGTATAATTTCAATCCTAGAAAACATAAATAGGGTGATGGAGCAAATTAAGAACATTTTTCTCCCCAAGTTATAA
- the LOC121257066 gene encoding phosphate transporter PHO1 homolog 10-like isoform X1, protein MKFGKEFKKQKVPEWTEAYMDYNGLKRILREVMRYKQSLLHPALKHKRASQQKQITFMDSTAFSAQHLQSSNLNQSKTDVENQVIDVDTLQRDGSKKIYKTMFLGRSEDGRDVETMFFAKLDEQLNKVNTFYKDKVKALIHEATLLNKQMDALIALRIKVRKPHLNRSNFKIRRSLSNAALRMHPTNITSKGDKSSGKEHMGLTPEVHTIYDHKKDESTAEKELNSARTTGCSTDHGEQVRNHDYQQDPLKILDHVKINNTLDSPISTIRGVFKDSKEQDLSFNKEELRRVEEQLRHAFIEFYNKLRLLKHYSFMNLSAFSKITKKYEKITSRRAARSYMKIVDNSYLGNSDEVTSLLERAEGIFIKNFSNSNRRKGMESLRPKAKREKHSVTFLSGFFSGCSIALLVAIALRIDAGNLMNKEEGTQYMENIFPLYTLFAYAVLHMLMYAANIYFWRRYHVNYPFIFGFKRGTELGYREVFLLSTGLAVLASAGFLANLHLDMDSSTHGYKTASKMVPLSLVTFVLVITFCPFNIIYRSSRFFFIKRVFRCICAPLYPVTLPDFLLADQLTSQVQAFRSFELYICYYGLGEYSRRQNRCHRHEVYNTFYFIVAVIPYWLRFLQCIRRFYEDKDAMHGYNGLKYFLTIVAVIIRTAFELKKRIAWLVFALVSSAIAVTMNTYWDIVVDWGLLQRQSRNRLLRDKLLISRKSVYFAAMFLNIVLRLAWMQLVLGFRLHSLRKMTITTTMSCLEIIRRGIWSFFRLENEHLNNVGKYRAFKSVPLPFSYNENEDGDETEDDEDDDDDNNDKDD, encoded by the exons ATGAAGTTCGGGAAAGAGTTCAAGAAACAAAAGGTGCCCGAGTGGACAGAAGCGTATATGGACTATAATGGCCTCAAAAGAATACTAAGAGAGGTAATGCGTTACAAGCAGAGCCTCCTGCATCCTGCACTCAAGCACAAAAGAGCCTCACAGCAGAAGCAGATCACATTCATGGACAGTACTGCCTTCAGTGCGCAACACCTGCAATCTAGCAATCTTAATCAAAGTAAAACGGACGTCGAGAACCAAGTTATAGATGTTGACACGTTACAGCGAGATGGTTCCAAAAAGATATACAAGACCATGTTCCTCGGTCGGTCGGAGGATGGAAGAGATGTCGAGACGATGTTTTTCGCAAAACTTGATGAACAGCTCAACAAGGTCAACACTTTCTACAAGGACAAGGTGAAGGCTCTGATTCATGAAGCTACACTGTTGAATAAACAAATGGATGCTCTCATTGCATTGCGGATCAAGGTGCGGAAACCTCATCTTAATCGCTCTAATTTTAAGATCAGACGTAGTCTTTCCAATGCTGCTTTGAGGATGCACCCAACTAACATCACTTCGAAGGGAGATAAGAGTTCAG GAAAGGAGCATATGGGTTTGACTCCTGAAGTACATACAATTTATGATCATAAAAAAGACGAATCTACTGCTGAGAAAGAACTCAATTCAGCACGCACCACCGGTTGTAGTACTGATCATGGAGAGCAGGTGAGGAATCATGACTACCAACAAGATCCTCTAAAAATTCTTGATCACGTGAAGATTAACAACACACTTGACTCGCCAATTTCAACCATAAGAGGTGTTTTCAAGGATTCCAAAGAACAGGACTTGAGTTTTAATAAGGAGGAACTAAGAAGAGTTGAAGAACAACTGAGACATGCGTTCATTGAATTCTACAACAAGCTGCGTCTTCTAAAGCACTACAG TTTTATGAACCTTTCAGCATTTTCCAAGATAACGAAAAAGTACGAAAAG ATCACATCAAGGAGAGCAGCCAGATCATACATGAAAATAGTGGATAACTCTTACCTTGGCAATTCTGATGAG GTTACTAGTCTCCTGGAGAGGGCGGAAGGTATCTTCATCAAGAACTTTTCAAACTCAAATCGTAGAAAGGGCATGGAGTCATTGAGGccaaaagcaaaaagagaaaaGCACAGTGTGACATTTCTTTCAG GCTTCTTTTCAGGTTGTTCAATTGCTCTACTAGTTGCTATTGCTTTAAGAATAGACGCTGGTAATCTGATGAATAAGGAGGAGGGAACACAGTACATGGAAAACATTTTCCCACTATACAC TTTATTTGCATATGCTGTGCTACATATGCTCATGTATGCTGCAAACATATACTTCTGGAGGCGTTATCATGTCAACTATCCATTtatatttggtttcaagcgagGGACTGAGTTGGGCTACCGAGAAGTTTTCCTCCTCAGCACTGGTCTTGCAGTACTTGCATCAGCTGGTTTCCTAGCAAACTTGCATCTGGACATGGATTCAAGTACTCATGGCTACAAGACGGCCTCTAAAATGGTTCCTCTGAGCTTGGTCACT TTTGTGCTTGTGATCACCTTCTGCCCTTTCAACATTATCTACCGTTCAAGCCGCTTCTTCTTCATTAAACGTGTTTTCCGCTGTATATGTGCCCCTCTCTACCCG GTTACCCTACCAGATTTTCTCTTGGCAGACCAGCTTACCAGCCAG GTTCAGGCCTTTAGGAGCTTTGAGTTATACATATGTTACTATGGATTGGGAGAATACTCAAGAAGACAAAACAGGTGTCACCGTCATGAAGTCTATAATACCTTCTATTTCATTGTTGCAGTTATACCATATTGGCTGCGCTTCCTACAG TGCATTCGTCGATTCTACGAAGACAAAGATGCAATGCACGGGTACAATGGTTTGAAGTACTTCTTGACCATTGTTGCAGTTATTATTAGAACAGCTTTTGAGCTAAAGAAGAGAATAGCCTGGTTGGTGTTTGCTCTAGTCAGCTCTGCCATTGCAGTAACAATGAATACATATTGGGATATAGTTGTTGACTGGGGGCTTCTGCAAAGGCAATCAAGGAACAGATTATTGAGAGataaacttctcatttccagAAAGAGTGTCTACTTTGCAGCTATG TTCTTGAATATAGTACTGCGACTTGCTTGGATGCAATTGGTGTTGGGATTCAGATTGCATTCCCTTCGTAAGATGACCATAACAACCACAATGTCATGCCTAGAAATTATTCGCCGAGGCATTTGGAGCTTCTTCAG GTTGGAAAATGAGCACCTAAACAATGTTGGCAAATACCGTGCATTCAAGTCAGTGCCACTTCCTTTCAGTTACAATGAGAATGAAGATGGTGATGAGACagaagatgatgaggatgatgatgatgacaacaATGACAAGGATGATTAA
- the LOC121258762 gene encoding uncharacterized protein LOC121258762, which produces MGGALSSTATSRSNATTTTTNRQPPKPTTWKTQLQTSPRSLNRRCRSHPKGFGPSGDGKWGGRGRRGECGFCLFMKAGGCKESFIAWEQCIEKAEKMKEDIVEKCVEVTGALKKCMEAHADYYEPILRAEKMAEEEAIRELDIEKEKEREASSEGS; this is translated from the exons ATGGGGGGTGCGCTCTCTTCCACAGCAACGAGCCGCAGCAACGCTACAACCACT ACCACGAATCGACAACCCCCAAAACCGACGACCTGGAAAACTCAGCTTCAAACAAGCCCTCGATCCCTCAATCGGAGGTGCCGAAGCCATCCAAAAGGATTTGGGCCAAGCGGAGATGGAAAATGGGGAGGAAGGGGAAGAAGAGGAGAGTGTGGGTTTTGCTTGTTCATGAAGGCGGGCGGTTGCAAGGAGAGCTTTATAGCGTGGGAGCAATGCATCGAGAAGGCTGAGAAGATGAAGGAGGACATTGTCGAAAAGTGCGTCGAGGTGACGGGGGCGTTGAAGAAGTGTATGGAGGCTCACGCCGACTACTACGAGCCGATACTCAGGGCCGAGAAAATGGCCGAGGAGGAGGCCATTAGGGAGTTGgacattgaaaaggagaaggagagggaagCTTCTTCCGAGGGTTCGTAG
- the LOC121258210 gene encoding uncharacterized protein LOC121258210 — MSGVEDIKEQERVDGHVHEESEKPTLSSQEEDVLKKKYGGIVPKKPPLISKDHERAYFDSADWALGKQGVEKPKGPLEALRPKLQPTQQQTRYRKSPYAPSDGEDGASAPSEDGTANV, encoded by the exons ATGTCAGGTGTGGAGGATATCAAAGAGCAAGAACGGGTGGATGGACATGTCCATGAGGAGTCTGAAAAACCCACACTCTCATCTCAAGAGGag GATGTATTAAAGAAGAAATATGGGGGAATAGTGCCCAAGAAGCCGCCACTTATTTCGAAg GACCATGAACGTGCTTACTTTGATTCTGCTGATTGGGCTCTGGGAAAG CAAGGTGTTGAGAAGCCCAAAGGACCACTTGAAGCCCTTCGGCCCAAATTGCAG CCCACACAACAGCAAACAAGATACCGGAAATCTCCTTATGCTCCATCAGATGGGGAAG ATGGAGCAAGTGCTCCGTCTGAGGATGGAACTGCCAATGTATGA
- the LOC121258295 gene encoding rhamnogalacturonan I rhamnosyltransferase 1-like, translating into MEVRSENVQVRCDKLPAPVIPRTRLQVWFIRVCSSIVLWTCLVQLAAVGELWHPHLLAGITNRMTQVAQLRAEQVQSPPPFLPARKYKSNGYLRVSCNGGLNQMRAAICDMVTVARLLNLTLVVPELDKMSFWADPSNFEDIFDVRHFINSLRDEVRIIKRVPKRFNRKHGLIPLKMPPVSWSNEKYYLQQILPLFGKYKVLHFNKTDARLANNGIPPDLQKLRCRVNFQALKFTPQIETLGYKLVRMLQEKGPFVALHLRYEMDMLAFSGCTHGCTKEEAEDLKRMRYAYPWWREKEIVSEARRSQGLCPLTPEEIALVLQALGFGKDTQIYIAAGEIYGSERRLVALRAAFPQIVKKEMLLAPEELQQFQNHSSQMAALDFMVSVASSTFIPTYDGNMAKVVEGHRRYLGFKKTILLDRKRLVDLLDMHQNRTLSWTEFVVAVRLAHEKRMGQPMRRKVIIDKPKEEDYFYANPQECLCKGTNCDDLLGPGNSSRIR; encoded by the exons ATGGAGGTTAGATCGGAGAATGTACAGGTGCGGTGCGATAAGCTACCGGCTCCGGTGATTCCGAGGACGCGATTGCAGGTGTGGTTCATACGCGTCTGCTCGAGCATTGTGCTCTGGACGTGCTTGGTTCAGCTGGCGGCGGTCGGGGAGCTATGGCATCCGCATTTGCTGGCCGGGATTACCAATCGGATGACGCAGGTTGCTCAGCTTCGTGCCGAACAGGTGCAATCGCCGCCACCTTTTCTTCCCGCAA GAAAGTATAAAAGTAATGGTTATCTAAGAGTGTCCTGCAATGGAGGCCTGAATCAAATGCGTGCAGCG ATATGTGATATGGTGACTGTTGCTCGGCTTTTGAATCTCACTTTGGTTGTTCCAGAGCTCGACAAGATGTCTTTCTGGGCTGACCCTAG tAATTTTGAGGACATCTTTGATGTGAGACATTTCATTAATTCACTAAGAGATGAAGTTCGAATCATAAAAAGGGTGCCAAAGAGGTTTAATAGGAAACATGGACTCATTCCACTCAAGATGCCTCCCGTTAGCTGGtcaaatgaaaaatactacTTACAACAG ATTCTTCCACTTTTTGGCAAGTATAAGGTGTTGCACTTCAACAAAACGGATGCACGTTTGGCAAACAACGGGATCCCACCTGATCTTCAGAAACTCAGGTGTCGTGTTAATTTCCAGGCACTGAAATTTACTCCTCAGATTGAGACTTTGGGATACAAATTGGTTCGTATGCTTCAAGAAAAGGGACCTTTCGTGGCTCTGCATCTTAGATATGAGATGGACATGTTGGCTTTCTCAGGTTGCACTCATGGCTGCACCAAGGAAGAAGCTGAGGACCTCAAGCGGATGAG ATATGCTTACCCTTggtggagagagaaagagatagtgTCGGAAGCGAGAAGATCACAAGGTTTGTGTCCTCTGACACCAGAGGAGATAGCGTTAGTTTTACAGGCATTGGGTTTCGGTAAGGACACACAGATTTATATTGCAGCTGGTGAGATTTATGGCAGTGAACGGAGGCTTGTGGCGCTAAGAGCTGCATTTCCGCAGATT gtgaaaaaagaaatgttgCTAGCCCCAGAGGAGTTGCAACAATTCCAGAATCATTCATCACAAATGGCAGCTTTAGATTTTATGGTTTCGGTAGCAAGTAGCACTTTTATTCCCACCTATGATGGAAACATGGCAAAAGTTGTGGAAGGTCACCGCAG GTATCTCGGGTTTAAAAAGACCATCCTATTGGATCGGAAAAGGCTTGTAGACTTGCTGGACATGCATCAGAATAGAACACTTTCATGGACTGAGTTTGTAGTTGCTGTGCGGTTGGCTCATGAGAAAAGAATGGGACAGCCAATGCGTCGAAAGGTTATTATCGACAAGCCGAAGGAGGAAGATTACTTCTATGCAAATCCGCAGGAGTGCCTTTGCAAGGGTACAAATTGTGATGACTTGCTAGGCCCTGGCAACTCAAGTAGAATAAGGTGA